The following nucleotide sequence is from Paenibacillus andongensis.
CAGGGTCTACTTCCGTGATGGCAGGGATTTCCGGGATATGAGACAGGACGTGAAGCAGAAGAGCTTGGACGATGTTGTGTTGGTCGATGTGAAGGGTAACTCAATTCCTTGCGGATTAGAGGATATGGGCATTCACTTTGGGTATGATTTACCTGACGACAAGTTCAGGCAGCCTTATTTCGCGCGTGCTGTCCGTGTGACCTTCGAAGCGGCTAATGTACCTGCTTTGGGATACAAAACGTATGCTATTACCCGCGATGCCTCATTAAAGCAGCATCTTTCACCGGCTTCTCTAATCGTCGGTACACATGCGATGGAAAATGACTATTTAAGTGTCCAAGTCGCGGATGACGGCTCGTTTACGGTAACGGAGAAGCTTGGAGGAACGGTCTACAAAGGCTTGGGCGTTTACGAGAATACGGGAGATATCGGCAATGAGTATATGTACCGCCAAGCTTGTGGAGACACGGCTGTGACTACTCGAGGTATACCGGCATCCATTCGCATTCAGGAAGACACGCCTTACCGTTCTAGCATAGAGATCGTTCACGAGCTGGAAATACCGGCATCTGCCGAGGAATTGCTGGAATCAGAAAGGAAGGAACTGGTCTGGTTTACGCAGCGCAAGTCGGCGCGATCTGACGCAAAGATTGCTTTGAAAATCACGACCATCGTATCCTTGGATAAAAACGGAAAGCGCGTTGATATTGCGTCAACTTTTAATAATCACGCCAAAGATCACCGTTTGCGCATGCTGTTTCCTACGGGGTTGGAAGCAGAAAGCCATTTTGCTGATTCCATCTTCGAAGTGCCAGAGCGGAGCAATACGACCACAGCCGAATGGAAAAATCCGAGCAACTGTCATCACCAGCAAGCATTCGTAACTGTGGCGGGGGCGCGGCAGGGGCTAACTATCGCCAACCGTGGGTTGAACGAGTATGAAATCGTACGAGAAGACAGCGGCCAAACCATTGCGGTTACGCTGCTTCGAGCTGTTGGAGAATTAGGCGACTGGGGATACTTCCCAACTCCAGAAGCGCAGTGTATCGGCGAACACACCGTGCAGTTATCCGTTATCCCTTATGCGGTGCCTATCGAAACGAATGAAGAAGATCCGCGAGTTCATAGCTCCGATGCTATACAGGCTGCCCATCAATATCAAATTCCTTGGTCCGCAAAGCAAACCGAGGTTCATCACGGTGAACTGCCGCCGATTTACGCTTTTGGAGGCTGGGAAGGTGAAGCTATGGTCTTCTCCGCATTGAAAGTTTCCGAGGAGACAGGCGATCTGATTATGCGTTGGTATAACATCTCTGCACAAGAAAGAGATCTGCAGCTAGATCTCCCTGAGAAATTCTATCATGCTTATAAGAGCGATATTTTGGAACGCCGATTGGATCGTCTGCAGCAGGAGGGAGCGGAGCGTCTGTCCGTTTCCGTTCGTCCAGCAGAGATCGTGACGATTAGTTTTGAACGATAAAGTAAAAGAAAAAAGACTGTTTCAGAAGCGGATGCCAAGTCCGTATATGAAATAGTCTTTTTTTAATGGATAAGAATTTATATGTTTTAGGCTTTGGAGTAATCTATGCAGTACATTATGCGGATAAGGCAACTGAAGTAGCTTATTTGTCTTAATGACCCGGCTATGATTGCATAAGCAAGCTAGGCTTTCTTATTGTTGGCTAATACACCCTGGAAGTCTCGCTTATCAGCTAATAAGCATGCGCTGTGGTCTTATTTGACGAGATGCTCTGATATTAGAATGAATAAGCAAGGTAAGCTTGCTTATTCATTTCTAGCTAAACTGCTATTCGTAGAAGGCGTGGGTTGTGCAAGGCAGCTTGTAAGAGCGAATGCGAGTTGTACCGGAAGCAGGTCGATTTACTATATTTTCCCAGTGTTTTGTTTTCTGGTTTTTGGGAAAATGATTAAGCCCATTTGTTCCGAAATGGCGACGACACATACCCAATGAATTTATAGTTTTTCCTATAATTTTTTAAGGGTTTTTAGGATCAAAACTTTTATTATAGGTTTATAACATTGAAGTAAGGAGTGAAGCAGCCTTGAACGGAAATATCAATGAAGCTCCTAGACTCACTTTAACGACAAGCGAGCATAAAGCTTTGCAATTGAGACGAAGAAGAAAATTGAAACAAAACATTCCGCTTTTTATCATGCTTTTCCCTGTCATTGCTTACTACATTCTGTTCAAATATTGGCCGATGGGCGGACTTGTTATTGCTTTCAAAAATTACAATTTTGCTGATGGTATTTTACACAGTCCATGGGTTGGCCTGAAAAATTTTAAAGTTTTGTTTTCCAGTGCCAGTACGCTCCAAATTATATGGAACACCTTTTGGCTCAGCTTTTTGAATTTGGTGGTTGGCTTCCCTGTTCCCATCTTCCTGGCCATTCTGCTCAATGAGGTAAGGAAGACATGGTTTAAAAAATGGGTTCAAACGATCGTCTATCTGCCGCACTTTTTCTCTTGGGTCATTGTCGCAGGTCTCGTGTTGTCCTTATTTGCAACCGACTACGGCTCGATCAATAAGGTGCTCAAGCTATTCAATATTGAGCCTATAACTTTCCTTTACGAGTCGAAATCCTGGGTTGCCGTATTCGTTGCTTCGGGGGTTTGGAAGGAAATGGGGTTTAGCACAATTATTTATTTGGCCGCTCTGACGAACATCGATCCTGCCCTTTACGAGTCAGCAGGTATGGACGGCGCTTCGAAGTGGCGGCAAATTTGGCACATTACGATTCCAGGCATTCGTCACACGATCATCCTGCTGCTCATTTTGGCTATGGGTCAATTGATGGAGGTCGGCTTTGACCAGATTTATAACCTGCAGAACTCAGCGGTTGCTGACGTGTCGGAAGTCATAAGTACTTATATTTATAAAATAGGTTTGGGAAATGCGCAATTTAGCGTAACTACGGCGATGGGGCTGTTCGAATCCGTCATTGGCTGTACGCTCGTACTGGTAGCTAACAGGATCGCCCGTAAATTCGACCAAGCTTTATTCTGATAACGAGGAGGGGCGTCCGCATGAAAGCAACAAAAGGTGAAAAAGTTTTCTACGCAGTTAATTATGTTGTACTCGGGGCAATTGCTTTAACCTGTTTACTGCCATTTATTCATATCATAGCGCTATCAATGAGTGAGCGTTCGGCCGTAGATTCGGGACATGTCTTCTTCTGGCCAGTAGGCTTACAGTTTACGGCATATAAGGTTTTCTTTCTAACAAGCCCGGCTTTCTCTGCTTTTAGAAATAGCATTTTCATTACAATTATCGGTGTTGCACTTAGTATGGCGGGGACGGTATTAGCTGCCTATCCGTTGTCGAGAAGCTATTTGATAGGACGACGCAAATTTGTGCTTGCCATGGTGTTTACGATGTTGTTCTCAGGAGGGTTGATCCCTACTTATCTTGTCGTAAAGAACCTATCTTTAATCGATTCCTATTGGTCTCTGTGGCTCACCGGGTTTATCAGCACCTATAATATGCTGCTCATGAAAAGCTACTTTGAGAATATTCCGCATGAAGTGGAAGAAGCAGCGCGAATTGACGGATGCAGC
It contains:
- a CDS encoding alpha-mannosidase is translated as MTQSKTVHIISHTHWDREWYLPYEKHHVLLIKLIDTLIQTLKQDDGYRSFHLDGQTIILEDYLQIRPEMQETLEQLIRGGRIHIGPWYVLQDEFLTSSEANVRNLLIGHRDAKAYGVISKLGYFPDSFGNMGQAPQLLRQADIENAVFGRGVKPTGFNNEVSETQAYESPYSEMFWEAPDGSKVLGILFANWYSNGNEIPVNPEAAAKYWDRKLAEVSKYASTPHWLFMNGCDHQPVQTDLTDAIRSAEKQYPDIRFIHSNFEDYLSEVNRTIPSDLSVIRGELRSQHTDGWSTLVNTASSRVYIKQKNQEGQTLLEKVAEPLAALAFQAGCPYPHHLFTYAWKTLMQNHPHDSICGCSVDEVHAEMLTRFEKSKHVAESIAEDSLTWLAERVDTSVFSGYGKEAAPFLVTNTTGWERSGTVTVQLELNRVYFRDGRDFRDMRQDVKQKSLDDVVLVDVKGNSIPCGLEDMGIHFGYDLPDDKFRQPYFARAVRVTFEAANVPALGYKTYAITRDASLKQHLSPASLIVGTHAMENDYLSVQVADDGSFTVTEKLGGTVYKGLGVYENTGDIGNEYMYRQACGDTAVTTRGIPASIRIQEDTPYRSSIEIVHELEIPASAEELLESERKELVWFTQRKSARSDAKIALKITTIVSLDKNGKRVDIASTFNNHAKDHRLRMLFPTGLEAESHFADSIFEVPERSNTTTAEWKNPSNCHHQQAFVTVAGARQGLTIANRGLNEYEIVREDSGQTIAVTLLRAVGELGDWGYFPTPEAQCIGEHTVQLSVIPYAVPIETNEEDPRVHSSDAIQAAHQYQIPWSAKQTEVHHGELPPIYAFGGWEGEAMVFSALKVSEETGDLIMRWYNISAQERDLQLDLPEKFYHAYKSDILERRLDRLQQEGAERLSVSVRPAEIVTISFER
- a CDS encoding ABC transporter permease, with product MLFPVIAYYILFKYWPMGGLVIAFKNYNFADGILHSPWVGLKNFKVLFSSASTLQIIWNTFWLSFLNLVVGFPVPIFLAILLNEVRKTWFKKWVQTIVYLPHFFSWVIVAGLVLSLFATDYGSINKVLKLFNIEPITFLYESKSWVAVFVASGVWKEMGFSTIIYLAALTNIDPALYESAGMDGASKWRQIWHITIPGIRHTIILLLILAMGQLMEVGFDQIYNLQNSAVADVSEVISTYIYKIGLGNAQFSVTTAMGLFESVIGCTLVLVANRIARKFDQALF
- a CDS encoding carbohydrate ABC transporter permease; this encodes MKATKGEKVFYAVNYVVLGAIALTCLLPFIHIIALSMSERSAVDSGHVFFWPVGLQFTAYKVFFLTSPAFSAFRNSIFITIIGVALSMAGTVLAAYPLSRSYLIGRRKFVLAMVFTMLFSGGLIPTYLVVKNLSLIDSYWSLWLTGFISTYNMLLMKSYFENIPHEVEEAARIDGCSDVSLLIRIVLPLSLPMLATLALFYGINYWNAFMSVLMYINNSDMQNLTVVVQAMLQKNDILNSPSLVSEEQQMVATEMVKSVGVVVMVVPMLIVYPFLQKYFVKGVMLGSVKG